The window TCATCGCTTCCATGATGGCCAGGAACGCTTCCGGATCGGCTGGGCGGCCCTTGGGGCGCCACAGCGGTCCCCACATGACCAGCGCGATGCCGCCGATGCCCGGCACCCGGCGGACCAGCAATTGCGCCGCGGCGATCGGCTGGCCGTCCCGGCGCAGCACGATGTGGCTGAGGTCGCGGCCGGGATGGGCGATGCGCCCAAAATCCCAGGTCTGGAAGATGTTGGCGTCGTCGAATCCGTTCATGACGGTGTACCAGCCGCCGCGGTCCATACGGTCGATTTCGACAGCCGGTGAAGCGTCCAGGCAATCGCCCCCAAATGCGTCGGTGTGAATCTGGCGTTTCCCCAGCGAAGTCACGTCGAGCCTCTCGCGTGGTTGGTCGAATGGGCGCAATCGGGGCGAACGTGGAACCTCGCCCGTCCCGCTTCCCTGGCCGGAGGCCAGAGCCGTCGCATCGTCGAAGGTCGGAACTCCGCGGAAAGTTTTAGACAATTCACGCGCGGCCTACGGTCTTTGCGATCGTCCACAAACAATAGGAGACGCACGGGAAAATCACACAAACCCTGATGGGTTCGCGCAAAATCCCACTGGATTATTCTCTGTGGCTAAGCGCTTTTTCTGGGGATTGTATGGGCTACGCCCGTATCGACGGTTATGTTGCGGCGCAATACGCCCAATTCGACGCCGATTGAGCGGAAATCCGTGCTTCGGCGTTCAGAACATCGTCAGTTGGATGATGCCATCGGCGCGGGCGTGGCGTTCCGCCGCGTTGGCGGCGGCGTCCTGGGCGCCTTCCTGCGATTGGGCGATCCCGACGGCGATGCGCTCCCCGGCCACCGAGACGGTCCAGGTCCAGCGTCCATCGGTCCGCCACGACACTGCCAACTCGCAGCCATGCGCCTGACACACCAGTTGCCGCACCGACCAATTCGCCGCCATTCGCGCAACCCCACAGCCCCGGCGCCTCCTCCGGCCCCGTATGCCTTAGTTATGCACCGGAGAGGCCATGTTCCGCCAGTGCCGGCTGCTCCGGATCTCCGGTAGACACCCATTGCGGGGGTTGGGACGACTTGATAGCTTCCGAGACGACTCCGGCAAAATGGGGCGACGAGGGGGCAATGACCGGCGACGATTTGAAGCTGCTGCGCGAGAGGCGCGGCCTCACCCAGACGCAGATGGCCGCGTTCGTGAACGAACTGACCGGCCGCCGCTACGACAAGCAGCGGCTCAGCAAGTGGGAGACGGGGCGCGAGCCCCTGCCCCGCGACGTGCTGGGCCGTCTGCTGCTGCTGTCCCTGGAGCAGCCGGCGACCGCGACGCCGCGCGCCGGCACGACCATTGCCGTCGGCCTGCAAAAGGGCGGCACGGCCAAGACGGCGACTTCGATCAACGTCGCCTTCATGCTGGCCCGGTCCGGGAATCGCGTGCTGCTGGTGGACGCCGATCCGCAGGGCAACGCCACGGTCCATGTCGGCGTGCCGCAGACCGACGTGGTGGCGCTGACCGAGCAGGGCAGGGTGCTCTACCACGCATTGATGGGCAAGGCGAAGCTGGCCGAGGTCATACGCCCGACCAGCGTGGAAGGGTTGGATGTCGTGCCGTCGAGCATTGCGCTCGCCAGCGCCGACACGGAACTTCCCGGCAACCTGACCAACGCCCAGACCGCCATGGCGGAGATGCTGGACGCGGTGCGGGGCGAGTACGACTTCATTCTGATCGACTGCGCGCCGAACCTGGGGGCGGTCACCATCAACGCGCTGACCGCGGCGGACTATGTGCTGATCCCCTGCCAGGCGGAGCCGCACGCCATTCTGGGCGTGAACGCCTTCCTGGACACGGTGACGAAGATCCAGCGGCGGCTGAACCCGAACCTGCGGATTCTGGGCGTGCTGCCGACCATGCTCAATCCCCGCCAGACGCAGGATCGCTCTTCGCTGGAGGACATCGGCCGGCTGTGGGGCGAGGATTACCGGGTCTTCCCGCCGGTGCCGCGCGCGACGATCTACGCGCAGGCCGCCGGTGCCAACGTCATCACGCTCGACGCCGACATCGGTGCGCCGGGCGTGGAAAGCTACGCCGCCATCGCCGGTGCCCTTCTGAAGGCCACCGGACGCGTGCAGGAGTCGTCCGATGCCGCCTAAGAAGCTGACCCGCCAGACCGCCGCCACGGTGCTGCAAGCGAAGAACACCGCCCCCGCCCTGGAGACCGACCGGCTGTTCGGGCTGACCGGCGCTCTGCCCCGGCTGATCGAGGCCGACGTCGCTGCCATCCGCACCGACCCCAATCAGCCGCGCACCGTCTTCGACGAGACGGCGCTCGCCTCGCTGGCCGCCTCCATCGAGCGGCACGGGCTCCAGCAGCCGGTGCTGGTGCAGGAGACGGCGGAGAAGGGCGTCTACCGCCTCGTGGCCGGCGAGCGCCGCCTGCGCGCCCACCAGATGCTCGGCCGTCCGACCATCGCCGCCATCATCACCAAGGGCAAGGCGGAGGAGATCGCGCTGATCGAGAACGTCCAGCGCGTGGATCTGGACGCCATCGATCTGGCCCGCGGCCTGACCCAACTCATCGACAGCCACGGCTACGCTCAGGCGGAGGTTGCCGCGGTGCTCGGCTGTTCGGAGGCCGAGGTGTCGAAGCGACTGAAGGTGCTGGACCTGCCCACCGACATCCTCCGCGAGTACCGGGAGAACCCTGACGCGGTGTCCCGCTCGGCCCTGGTCGAGCTGGCCTTCGTCGGCGATGAAGGGGAGGTGCGGCGGCTGTGGCAGTCGGCGCGCACCGGCGGGCTGACGGTGCAGTCGGTGCGCGCGGCGCGGGCGTCCAAGGCACCGGGGACGGCGGAACCGATGCGCGTGCTGGGCCGCTCGATCAACCGCATCGAGAAGGAGCTGAAGGCCATCGACGCGGTCAGCAACGCGATGCAGAAGGAGCATCGGGAATTGCTGCGGGATCTGCGGATGCGCATCGACGATCTGCTGGGGGAGTGACCGCTTTCGATTTCGAAAGCGTCTTTAGGTTGCAAGAAAATGGCTTTCTATACAACTTATAAGAGCTTTCGAAGTCGAAATGCGCAACGCCATTGGGGGCCATTTTCGCAGAGTTTTGCCCCCTCCCCAACCCTCCCTTGCTCCCGGCGGACCAAAGGTCCGCCTGCCACGTCAGCGCAAACCTTTGGTTTGCGCGAGAGCTTCGCGGGAGAGGGGGCCTTCCGCGAAGCGGGGGAGGGTTAGGGAGGGGCAAAACTCTTACTCCCTGCACAACGAAGAAGGGGGAGCCGGTGCAGGCCGGCTCCCCCTTCTTCCATTCTGGAAGCACCGCGTCGGCGGCGCAGCGCCTCGGCTTACACGGCCTGCTGCGGGCGCATGTCCGCCGGGTCGATGCCGGCGATCGCCACCGGCTTCTTCATGGCGTCGCGGCGGAACGGCTCGCCCAGCTCCTGGTTCAGGATCACCTCGACGAAGGTGGTGATGCCGCGGCCCTGGTCCTCGATGGCCTGGCGCAGGGCGGCGGTCACCTCGTCCTGGGTGCGCGCGGTGACGCCCTTCAGGCCGCAACCCTCAGCCACCTTGGCGTAGCTGAGCTTGGGGTTCAGCTCCGTGCCGACGAAGTTGTTGTCGTACCACAGCGTCGTGTTGCGCTTCTCCGCCCCCCATTGGAAGTTCCGGAAGATCACCATGGTGATCGCCGGCCATCCTTCGCGCCCGATGGAGGACATCTCGTTCATCGAGATGCCGAAGGCGCCGTCACCGGCGAAGCCGACCACCGGTGTGTTCGGGCTGCCGATCTTCGCGCCGACGATCGACGGGAAGCCGTAGCCGCAGGGGCCGAACATGCCCGGCGCCAGATACTTCCGCCCCTCCTCGAAGGTGGGGTAGGCGTTGCCGATGGCGCAGTTGTTGCCGATGTCCGTGGAGAGGATGGCGTCGGCGGGGAGGGCGGCCTGGATGGCCCGCCACGCCTGACGCGGCGACATGCGGTCGGACTCGCGCTCGCGGGCCTCGGCGTTCCAGCTCGTTCCGGGATCGTCCTCCTCGTGGTCGAGCGAGGACAGGAGCTGAAGCCACGCCGACTTGGTCTGGTGGATCAAGGCGCGGCGCTCCAGCCGGTCCGTGTCCCCGGCGCCGGGAGCGAGCTGCGCCAGGATCTGCTGGGCCACCTGCTTGGCGTCGCCGCAGATGCCG is drawn from Azospirillum brasilense and contains these coding sequences:
- a CDS encoding AAA family ATPase — encoded protein: MTGDDLKLLRERRGLTQTQMAAFVNELTGRRYDKQRLSKWETGREPLPRDVLGRLLLLSLEQPATATPRAGTTIAVGLQKGGTAKTATSINVAFMLARSGNRVLLVDADPQGNATVHVGVPQTDVVALTEQGRVLYHALMGKAKLAEVIRPTSVEGLDVVPSSIALASADTELPGNLTNAQTAMAEMLDAVRGEYDFILIDCAPNLGAVTINALTAADYVLIPCQAEPHAILGVNAFLDTVTKIQRRLNPNLRILGVLPTMLNPRQTQDRSSLEDIGRLWGEDYRVFPPVPRATIYAQAAGANVITLDADIGAPGVESYAAIAGALLKATGRVQESSDAA
- a CDS encoding ParB/RepB/Spo0J family partition protein, translated to MPPKKLTRQTAATVLQAKNTAPALETDRLFGLTGALPRLIEADVAAIRTDPNQPRTVFDETALASLAASIERHGLQQPVLVQETAEKGVYRLVAGERRLRAHQMLGRPTIAAIITKGKAEEIALIENVQRVDLDAIDLARGLTQLIDSHGYAQAEVAAVLGCSEAEVSKRLKVLDLPTDILREYRENPDAVSRSALVELAFVGDEGEVRRLWQSARTGGLTVQSVRAARASKAPGTAEPMRVLGRSINRIEKELKAIDAVSNAMQKEHRELLRDLRMRIDDLLGE